The DNA region GAGACATCGGCTCGCTGCCGGTGATCATCGGCCTGATCCTCATCGCCGTCGTGTTCCAGATCCTCAATCCCCTGTTCCTGTCCAGCACGAACATCGTCAACCTCATGCTCGACAGCGCGGCCGTCGGCACGATCGCCGTCGGCGTGGTGCTGGTGCTGCTGCTCGCGCAGATCGACCTCTCCATCGGCTCGGTCAGCGGGCTCTCCGCCGCCGTCCTCGCTGTGCTCTACGTGCAGTTGGGGCTGCCGCTGTGGATCGCCCTGCTCGCGCCGATGCTCATCGGAGCCGTCATCGGGCTGATCTACGCCGGACTCTTCCTGCGCTTCGGTGTGCCGAGCTTCGTCTCGACCCTGGGCGGTCTGCTGGCGGTCCTCGGGTTGCAGCTGCTGCTGCTGGGCAACAACGGCTCGATCAACCTCCCCTTCGACTCGTTCATCGTGGAGTTCGCGCAGACCATGTTCCTGCCCGCTCCCCTCGCGTACGTTCTGGCCGCGGCCATCGCCGGATGGTACCTCCTCGCCGCCGTGCACACGCGTCGCACCCGTCGGCGGGGCAGCCTGTCCGCCGCGTCGATGACCGGCATCCTCGTGCGCACCGGCACGATCCTCGTCGTCCTCGAGGCCGTGGTCTGGTACCTGAACACCTCTCGCGGGGTGGCCGCCATGTTCGTGTTCTTCCTCGCCGTCATCGCCGTCGTCGCCTACGCGCTCAAGCGCACCCGGTGGGGCCGCGCGATGTACGCGATCGGCGGCAATGTCGAGGCCGCGCGGCGCGCGGGCATCCACGTCAACTGGGTGTACGTGTCGGCATTCGCGATCTCCTCGCTGCTGGCGGCGGTCGGGGGGCTGCTCGCGGCGGGCAGGCTGGCCGCCGCGACGCTCAGCAGCGGAACCGGGGACGTGAACCTCACGGCGATCGCGGCGGCGGTGATCGGCGGCACGAGCCTGTTCGGCGGGCGCGGCCACGCGCAGTCCGCTCTCCTGGGGATCCTCGTGATCGAGGCGATCGCCAGTGGCCTCAACCTGCTCAACCTGGACTCCTCGATCCGGTTCATGGTGACCGGAGGCGTGCTGGT from Microbacterium soli includes:
- a CDS encoding sugar ABC transporter permease; this encodes MSTRPTDGTSTDGLLDRQDERLAADTGAAGQLRAAWRRIRSGDIGSLPVIIGLILIAVVFQILNPLFLSSTNIVNLMLDSAAVGTIAVGVVLVLLLAQIDLSIGSVSGLSAAVLAVLYVQLGLPLWIALLAPMLIGAVIGLIYAGLFLRFGVPSFVSTLGGLLAVLGLQLLLLGNNGSINLPFDSFIVEFAQTMFLPAPLAYVLAAAIAGWYLLAAVHTRRTRRRGSLSAASMTGILVRTGTILVVLEAVVWYLNTSRGVAAMFVFFLAVIAVVAYALKRTRWGRAMYAIGGNVEAARRAGIHVNWVYVSAFAISSLLAAVGGLLAAGRLAAATLSSGTGDVNLTAIAAAVIGGTSLFGGRGHAQSALLGILVIEAIASGLNLLNLDSSIRFMVTGGVLVLAVVVDSLSRRSRAAHGTA